Genomic window (Helianthus annuus cultivar XRQ/B chromosome 3, HanXRQr2.0-SUNRISE, whole genome shotgun sequence):
atcatagaagacgtgtcgggttctgctagaagagtatcaggattttgttggtttgtttccgggtagggtttagaatgtttgaagtattcttggttcaataccaaatcttctgaaagacaagaatacaacgttcatttttcacaaggaatgaccgatctaaggcagagaacctgatttagatagataaattcatcaccggtttctacagcacaagcacacaCACAATTTGTTAgacaattggttaaaagatgtagaagagtttgtgtacagatctttacgtacaaatttgcatcatccttacggttacaaatgaagtattaaaagatgttagtttcttgacagtatggtttctcgacaaatgaagtattatttgtccttgctgcctcttccGTTGGTAAAAGatataggatggtttctaatacaggctcttttagagaagcgttgggattcaaggaTTTTTTagtaaaagatgttagtttcttgacaatatggattctcgacaaatgaagtattatctgtccttgctgcctcttcggttggtaaaagacacAAGATagtttctaatacaggctcttttagagaagcgttgggattcaagggtttatgactaaaagatgttagttttttgacagtatggtttctcgacaaatgaagtattatctgtccttgctgcctcttcggttggtaaaagacataggatggtttctaatacaggatTTTATTGGTTTGTTTCCAGGTaaggtttagaatgtttgaagtattcttggttcGGTTTCATCTCGGGTGAGTTATGGTTGATTTATAGGAGgaggttatgaaacgaatatatgtttatgcgaattcCCAACATCCTTGGTTTATCCTCTTTattctattagaacgatccttgttttgtcacgtacatccgttttaattcccaacatccttGTTTTGTCATGTACCTTTCGTAAGAAACTTTTAAtgcactgaaccttcagttgtgtacGTAAATTCACCACCGGTTTCTACAACACAAGCAAATACACAGGGAGAATGTtctcgaaattgaaggaaaagaaaaaatgGTTGCTGATGGTTGCTGATGGGTAAAAAATTATTGTATCAGACTCTCTCCCCTCCTGCGAAAAAAAaacatcatctgttcatcattgttcttgaagatgaagatgaagaaacgagggtttattctctttaatctattagaacgatccttgtctaGAGAAcctaattctgatttaaataatgcacgaagatccttgcattagacacaatttgacttgaatttgtggatttcggttgggtcagaaacttaacaagagaagcaactaaaaaaatacaattgattactcggtcgaataatGGGTCTGTCGCATGATAGAAGATAGATATCGTCCGTTCAAGTTAAGCTTCCTAATGCAATTTTCACAGTGGTAccaatgtcctactactacaatccttccaacgccTGATTCCGATACGGGCCCACAAGAGTTGAGCAAGAATTGGGTCCGTCGCATGATAGAAGATATATATGGCGAGTTATTTCAGTCTTGCAAGACCgtttgtcgggcttccaatgctcacacagggtgaaaAACAACCCTTGATGTTGAAACCGGTTTTACCTCATGAAAAGGAAAGAGAAATTTTTTTCGGGAAGCGTTGGGATTAACGGTTTATGACTCAAACACCACTCAcaattcagattcaggaagcagatgatttgagaaactaacaaggtaAACCTGAATTTTCAGATTTTTAGACACTTACTTGAACCGTTAGTAATGCTAGATGTCATTTTGGCTGAACCACAACCTATTACAGCACTGTATGAACCTGTGTTTtgaaaataggctttgttcttcgtttattggatcgttctaatagattaaagaggtttttactatttttaaccatatgtatacgggccgtatacggtttatacggccgtatactctgggtaaaattttttttaccgatcgtatacaatgtatacgatgattatatacgggccgtatattgtTATATGGctcgtatactatgggtaaaaattggtaaaaaatggtttattctctttaatctattagacgatccttgtcttgagaacctgattctgatttaaacaatggaatttgtggatcaacagaaataactgaataactagcagaagaacccgacacgtcttctgtggtgattcgaaacattccgaataactagcagaagaacccgacacgtcttctgtgatgattagaacgatccttgttttgtcacatacatggaaaaacaaggaacattcacctctttcaacctaccaaaacaccaAAACCCGTACCGGTGATTGCTTATCCATACTATtcttcatagccatattcccactcacaagttgttgatacatatcgtccgttcaagttgagctttctgatacatatcgttcgtaagaaacttttcgtgcactgaaccttcagttgtgtacccttcaatcttcttgagtatttttctaactttatgcttgcatccaccacagtgaatattaactttgagtgaaagagtttggaaaccggacggaatctacgaagaaactgttggaatttgtggatttcggttggttcagaaacttaacaagagaaacaactaaaaaaatacaattgattactcggtcgaataatGGCCAATAGTCCGTTCATAATCGTCGACGACGTCACTAgggttttttctcttccggttaccaggcctatcatctccgctacgtttggtttcctcaacgaagAACCATCAGCCATTATCTGCCCTGTTTTCTTTGGTTTCTGGTTGATTTTGAGGGTGAGGGTTTTGAATTGATTCCTGCGCTCAAGTTTCAACTACTGGAGTGAAATATTTGTTGGAATTGGTGGATCAACAGAGATAACTgaatacaaccggtcaaatcacatactatataaagtgtaaacttatcgtgtgttgtagtttggaaagatggccgaatagagatctgaatcaagatttacgtctgatgtccaagtttgaccACATTTGACTTTGTTCTTCGTTTTTTGGATCGTTGTAATAGATTAAAGAGAGTAAACCATTTTTTACCCTGAGAATACGAGCCGTATactattatacggcccgtatacaccatgtaaAAAAAATTTACCAGACCAATTTTTACCCATGTTATACAAGCCGTATACAGCATGTGAAATTTTTTTTACCaatcgtatacaatgtatacgatgattgtatatgtcccgtataatgttatacggcccgtataacaTGGGTAAAAATTGGTAAAaaaatggtttattctctttaatctattagaacgatcctgattctgatttaaacaatggaatttgtggatcaacagaaataactgaaaataactcgccattctcttgcacctgtatacgttgattgtggatttaacttgcaagaattgggtccgtcgcatgatagaagatacatatcgtccgttcaagttgagcttcctgatgcaatttgttggaatttgtggattacggttggttcagatctcggaagtactgaacaacagaaTAACAGCTTCAGTTTCATCAACCGGCTTTGaaaaccggacggaatctacgaagaaactgttggaatttgtggatttcgatATGGTTGGTGAAAAAGCTCACATTTTACTAAGTTgaccatgttttttttttacaaatcatctgcttcctgaatctgaatctgaaagttaactagacccctcaagttgtcattcataacaacttagcgtctggagaagagtatgttgatataggagagttgatccaattttccaagcattttatcgtgtgttgtaattttaatgaagcaatgaagattgaatatgcaaacCGCATCCGTCTTCTgttatgattcgaaacattccgaataactagcagaacccgacacctcttctgtgatgattcgaaacattccgaataactagcagaacccgacacgtcttcataaCCATATTCTcactcacaagttgttgatcTTTGGGTGGTGATGTACTCCCGAACAAACCATGCCCACCTTGACAAGAATAAATAAGCGTATCACTcgatccacttacattcgaataacgctgagaatccacaacgcttatggctagattctttccttcaatcttggcaaaatcaatgcctgcttgttttattatcacgaaagtactgaacaaccgagataacagctccgGTATTTATCaccaactcatctttagtagtgtttgtttgagaacctgattcagatacacaacggtctctttgcttcgtccactagaactatttgtgtatgcattcttttggtagttaacaacgctaattagaaaaaaaaatctgtaaaattaatcatatcgattggtataacaggatggatgtgacacacacagatagaaaagctgtcacagttgtcaagactgtttttcgggtttccaatgctcacacagggtgataaacaacgctgatacgaacacatgtgttttgaaataggctttgttcttggtttaatgaagttacacgtaacatctagttatattcagatttaaacaatgcgcgcctcaactgagataatggacatccatcaagctcaaaaagaaagcttgtgtttcccatagtcacaaaagattgcggtttgtatttcgcatagccaccgtttccatagtagaaaacggttgcggtttgtatttcgcatagccaccgtttccgtagtaaaaaaacggttgggtttgcacattcaatcttcaatactttaTTAAAATACCACtggtagaagaacccgacacgtcttcatgttacggagaatgttctagaaattgaagaaaaaaagaaaagatttgttgaaatcgaatttgacaactatgacagcttattaaaagtagcaaatcacctccaatcatttcctggtcaaatcacacactataaactttgaagttatcgtgtgttgtagtttggaaagatgaccgaatagagatctgaataacaaactgtggagaacttgtttgtgtcgggttcttctgctagttactcgatcaacggactgatcggtaacgttactctacttgtgctccgatttaagcggcgtgtttCGATCAACGTTtgttaaaggtgatgaagagtttagaaacctTAGAATGATGGTGTTTTTACTGGAAAAAACGtgatacagttatacggcccgtatacatttggtaaCATCAAAAACCTACCAAAATAATTCCATTGAGCCGTATACGTTTTACAAATCGTATAAAcatgtatacggctcgtataactatatacgggccgtatatagtaaaataaaaaaaaacattctctgcgcatattcctattcaaaaacattctatacgggccgtatattttatatacggcccgtatacactagggatgtgaaaataagatatagAAGGTGTGGGAACAAGACACCCCTTTTTTTATACCATCGTCGGGTATGGTCGCACACCTCAAACTGCCTACCATCCCTACTGTGCGACAAGTTTTAGGGTAACTAATGGGCTTACATTGGGCCGAAAGGGATATCAGGGGTGTGATGGGTGGAGTGGTTTGTTTTAGTTAATTAGGATGGTTAGATAGAGTAATCCCATAGCTTAAAAATTCATACCACATATTCATGAAACAAAAGACACAAAATTTCATGTTAGATACTTCGCTTTTTATCTTGTTTAATTGCACAAAAGAAACGTTAGGTTACACATGGAACGATTTTGTGAAGGGAAGTCCGGGTTGTCACAGTTCGTGTAACACACGAAAACTTAGACCAGTAACatattaaataaagaaacatTTATAATATCATAAAGCAACACATAATCATAAATATATGAATACAATCAcatgtaaaaaaaaagttatcaCATATCTATAATCAAGAAAATCACAATATACTATAAATTATATACTAAATAAGACATCGCATTTATCTCCAACTCCAAGCCACCTAAACTTCATTTAAATCTTTCGAATCAGTCCCTAGAATCAAATTTATTCGCAACATCACAAACATACCAACTCTTGACTTCAGCACGACCTGTAGCCCTTCTACTTCCATCATTAGCATTTGCAACCTGAAACTTAATGAAATCAGATATAAACAACAAATAATTCATGTAAACACAGTTATGTACACATCTTATACTGATCTAGACCTTTTCATTTCATTGAATGTAAGAGTGATATAGATGGGGAAGAAGAAGAATTTGTGGATGATGTGGTTTGCATTGATGATTCGGTGTTAGAGGTGCTAACTGAAGATTGGTAATGGGCAATGGAGGAGATATCAAATAATGACGACATTGGAGGTGTCATGTAAGATGCCACTGGCATCTTTGAAGGTAGTAATGGCAGGGAAGCTTCAGAGTTCAGTACTTTAATGGCTTGTCTCATTGATGGGCGAAATTCGGAATCTGGGTGTGCACACCATAACCCAACAATCATCAAACGCTGGATTTCTTCTTCATCATATTCCGAACCTAGACTCGGATCAGCTGCTTCTAAAAGAGTCCCACTCCCGTAAAGCTCCCAAACCCATTGTATTAAACGCACTTGTTTTTCTTGAGCTTTGTACTCAATGGGTTTTCGCCCACATGCTATTTCTAATGCAACAACTCCGAAGCTAAAAACATCTGATTCCTTGGTTGCTTTACCTGTGATTACACATTCAGGAGCCATATAACCCAAGGTTCCAGCCAACATTGTTGTTTGTGAGCCTTTTTCATGGTCAACCAACTTAGCTAGCCCGAAATCACCAAGCTTCGCATTGAAACCCGAATCCAACATCACATTACTTGATTTTATATCTCTATGCAAAACACATTGCTCCCATTCTTCATGTAGATACAACAAAGCAGATGCCAGATCATGCACAATTTTATACCTTGTTGTCCATGTCAATAAGCTAGTATGTTTGAAAAGATGTGAATCTAGGCTTCCGTTTTCCATATATTCGTAAACAAGCAGGAATTCGCCTTTTTGGTGACACCACCCAATAAGTTGCACCAAATTTCTATGCCTTAATCGGCTAATGATCCTCACCTCTGATGCGTACTCCTTTATACCTTGTTTGGAACTCTTCGAAACCCTTTTCACTGCAATATACATGCCCGAGTCCTTCAAGAAAGCTTTGTAAACTCCACCGAAACCTCCCTCTCCAAGCTTCTCCGTTTCTGCAAAGTTACAAGTCGAATGAGACAATTCATGGTATGAAAATCTTTTAGGCCCCGTGCCCATTTCAAACTCGTTGTTCATCTCAACATCAAATGCATCTTCTCCTGCTTCATGTTCCCTAACCTTATTCTTCTGCCTCCTCCACAAAACAAAGACTAGCATAGAAAGAAAAACAATTGTGACCGATAACCCAACTATTAATCCCACCTTGGTTTTCTTGTTTTCATTAATCTCTAAATCCGAACTATCGAAAGTCCAAGATTTCACGTTGTTCTTTTGAAATGAATCACCTGTTGATGCGGAAAACCCAAATATAACCCATTCGGGTAATTCCTTCCTGAGATCAACTGTGTAAACTAGTCCATCTTGACGCACGACAGTATTGTTTTGATAGCCAGTGAAGGAAACACTAAGGTTATTAGAAACTGAATCATATGTAATCCAAGCTTGACACTCTCTCCCTCCTGTTATATTGCTGTACCATTTCTTAAATTTCACAGAAGTAAGAGAGTTAATGCTGATACCCACATGTTCATTTACAGAAGCATTCCTACGGGTTACTGAATCCCATACTCTTCTTGGATCCCAATCGTAATTAGGATATGTATCGAACTCCACCGCAACAAACTGGCTAATCGCCATAGTGGTTGTGACATTGGTTGTGGTGTTGGTTGTGACATTGACTGGAAGCCCCATGGCTCCCCCTGCAGTTATCACAGAGTTATCTTGTGCAAGGAAGAATGTGAGACCATCACCATAGTTTGTCTCCCTGTTTGAGTCAATCACAAACGTGAAATTGGTAGAGAAGCTTGCTAGCTCACCAGATTGGCTGTCCCAAAGATGTAGTTGCTTGATATATTTCGCACGTCCAGCTTTCTGGCTCCGATCAGAACCAATCTCATTTGTCGTCACTTGGATTCCCTCGTTGGAGATGTAAGATGATCCATTACCTTCTAGAACTATGTCACTATTTGGAGTATTGATATTTGTAAAATTAAGGGTGATTGAAGCTACAAAAGGAATGAAGACAAGAAGAAACGAAGTGATCAGATGGGTATGGGAGAACGCCATGATTGTAAAAAACGATTGCTTGAAAGAGTTGCAGGCTTTGATGGTTTTGCATCAACTTTGGTCTCAATCACATACTTATTCTATTGAAAAAGCTGACTGTGTCTTTGAAGATTTTTCCTACTGCCAAATTTGAATTTTATTCTGCAGATTTTTAGAATTCAAAACGTGTTATAATAAAGTCGATTCACCTATAAAAGGGCATGACGTAATGTGTTAGCatttacaaataatattattataCTTCAGTTCTGCGTCTAGAAGAATGAATTGAGTCCTGTACCCTGCTCAATGCTATATTAGGATAACCAGTAAGTTTCACCCGTGCAATAGTCGTTTGAAACCGCAAAATCATCATATGCATAAAAGGATATATTGGAACATGTTTTATATCGATGGGAAACCAAAAAAATGAATAATGACGTCGATTCTGATAATACCGATGCTAGTAACGATCGGTATCGGCTTAGTTCAATACGCATACAACCAAAACAATATCAACACGTGTTTTGCATCGTCCAAAAACTATAAAAACAATCACGGATAACGGTTTTGATAATACTTGTACattgttttgaaaaaaaacacTTATTAtgaataaaaaaatgttttaataaaGTTTATTTCCAAATGTcccaaaaaaaattaaacaccGTCATGTATTTTTCTTTTCTAAAAAACTAAttaacaaaagctataaaaaatcaaattaaattcaaaataaataaatggGTTAAAGGTTCATACTCTTATACTAATGTGAAAttataaaaaacaaagtaaaataaatagagttaattaattactgttttcgtcactgtggtttatcaaaaattgcgatttcagagTCTCTGtgatttcactttcgtaaccatttcagtccacctcgtaaccatttcagtccctgtattttttaaactaatggattgaaatggttacaaaagtgaaaccacagagactgaaattgttacgaaagtgaaaccacagggactgaaatcgcaatttttaaactaatggactgaaataatgattttttacaaaccacagggacaaaaacagtaattaactcaaaaaaaaaaaaaaaaacaaaaggccACATGAGGCTTCGGTAGTATTTATGGATACAAAGTTGTATATATTATTATGTGAATTCATAACGAGGGTAATCATCAACTCCTTTAATGTTAATTTTAGGGCTCTCACTATTTGCACACCAAGTCAGGCTATCTGCACAATTAGGGTTtgcatacgctgcgtattgaccaatacgaaGCGTATAGGGTTACCTGAATACGTTGCGTATTGGTCACTACGCAGCGTATGTAAGTGCTAGGTACACGACCAGACAGTCAAACCTAGTACCATGTTAAATCAGTCTAACATAgggtgcgtattgatcaatacgcagcgtatgtcaGACTGATTTGACACTGATACGATGTTGTCCAGGGCACGTGAATAAAGTAATACGGTGAGTAGAGAGcaatacgatgcgtattgaagtGTCAGATGAAAGTCTATTTATCCCTCCATTCATATCTGTTACCCATCAAATTCAATTCAATATACCGTGCTttctttttcatcttcttctttagtAAAGAATTGTTAGTTTTTTATTCAATcttgttaaaatgtcatcattttggAACGATAATTATTTCAGTAATCGCTATTCTAACGACACATGGGGAGCAAATGCTGCCAAagaggaggaggttgtgtctggagTTTCTATTGATCAAAAAACACAGTTGCCAGACTTGAACAAGACTCCTactccacctgttgatgaaccaaattacCCGGCGCATCAAGTGTATCCAGATTACGGATACGGGTATGAATCTCCGTACGTGCAACCAAGTGGATACGGTGCTGAGAATGCACCTGTTAATGAACCATATTATCCGACGCAGCAATCGTATCCGGGTTACGGGGTATGCGAGGATGAAGGTGGATACGGAAGTTACAATGGATACGGTGGTGAAGGTGGTTAcagtggatacgggggtgaaggtggttaAAGTGGATACGGATACACCAGTGGagtggatacgggggtgaagttggatacagtggatacgatagatatgggggtgaaggtggttacagtggatacgggggtgaaggtggatacagTGGATATGATAGATccgggggtgaaggtggatacggtggatacggaggctacggtggatacggagaacatggtggatatggtTATGAGCCCCGTAACACATCACTTTATGAACCATCTACCCCGGGCAATCCGTTTCAAATAAATGAGGTGTCacattaaaataataattattattgttattattattattgttattattgttaaaatactctaattattattattattattattattattattattattattattattattattattattattattgttattattaaaaatattataattataataattattattattattgttaaaaatattataattatcaaaaatagtccctgaagtttcgaaaattgtcataaatggtccctgaagtttcgaaaattgacacaaatggtccctgaagttttgaaaattgacacaaatggtccctgaaaactgacacaaatggtccttgaagtttcgaaaattgacacaaatggtccctgtacTGTTCAGTTAAGTATATGCTAACTGAAGTATGAGTTTCAATTATATttgattattattgttattattattattattattattattattattattattattattattattattattattattattattattattattattattattattattattagtattattattattaacgtaactttttttagcgtttcatgtctctaactgatttgaagaattgggtacaagaaacGGGAAAGGAGTATGGTTACGTAATTGTTACCCGCCGATCAAAAAATATTGGCGGTACAACTGGGATGGTATGGCTTGTGTGCGACCGTAGTGGTGAGCACCGTAGTAAAGCAACAGTTAGGAAAGCTGGTAGCAAAAAAATCGGTTGCCCATTTTCATTACTCGCCGTCCGGGACGTGACGAATGACACGTGGGAGTTAAAAGTGGACAACGCGAACCATAACCATGAACCTACGACGAGTCTGTTGGGACACGCTATTGTGCGAAGATTTACTGAAGCCGAATACAAGCTAGTGGAGCAGCTAactgctcaaaacatggagccacgTATCATGTTTCAAACCCTAAGAAAGCAGTTCCCTGACAGCCTGCATGTTCAGAAAGACGTGCAAAATGCGATACAAAAAAAATAGATCGACACTAATGGACGGAAAGACTCCTATGCAGGCACTGGAAAGCCTGCTGCATGATCACCGATTCATTTACGACACCCGACAGGAACCCAAAACAGATGTCGTAACAGAGATTTTCTTTGTTCATCCTTATTCAATCActatgtggcgtgcattcccgcaCGTGATGTTGATCGACGCGACCTACAACACACACCTCTACAACATGCCATTTCTCCAGGTTGTGGGTGTGACATCGACTGGGAAGTCTTTTTGTATCGCACATGCCGTTATTTGTAAAGAACGAAGGGGTAACTACGTGTGGGTGCTTGAGCGGATCAAGTCGATTTTGCATGAATGTATGATGCCGCGTGTGATAGTCACGGATAGGGAGCTTGCCCTAATTAACGCGTGTTCTAAAGTAAACGCAACCAGGCTTCTATGCCAGTTTCACATCGAACAAAATATAGTTAGAGAGTGCAAGAAAGGGTTCGATAAAGAAGATTGGGGGAAATTTATGACGTACTGGCGGAGAGTGTGCGAATCCACTTCAGAGCCCATGTACAAGTACAACTTGGAGAAAATGTATAACCGACTCGTGGTTGCCAACCGAGAAAGTAAGTGTTCCTTCAACAAACGACTCACCCAATCTATTATAGTTTACACACGCTTTtacatttcattattttatttttatttttgcagGTGTCTATGATTACGTCTACGAAAACTGGCTCAAAGACTATAAAGAAATGTTCGTTTATGCGTGGACCAATAAGTGTCGCAACTTTGGTCAGCGCACCAccaacagagttgagagccagcACGCAAATTTAAAAAGATACATTACGAGCGGGAGTTCATTGGTGCGAATAGCAAGATGCGTCATTGATATAGTTGAAACTCAGTACGATGAAATACAAAAAAGTTTCACCGAGAGCATCGAAAAAACAATGAACCACCACAGACACCCGGTGTTGGACAACCTACGTGGAAAGGTTTCCCATGAAGCACTTACTTTGCTGGCAGAAGAGCTAATGAGGAAGATGGAGGTGTTGCGGAAACTTAACGCATCATGTGGTTGCCATATGTGGCTTAGCTGTGGATTGCCGTGTGCTTGTAGGCTGGAAAACTACAAACGTAcaggtaaaaaatattaaaaccacAAACCTTTTGTTATTTTGTACGATTTAGCTGTTTCTCACACCGTATTAACTTAACTGTGCAGGGCGTATGATACAACTCGACGAAATAGATGTATTCTGGCGTAAGCTTGACTTGCTCGCGTATAAACTGGTAGACGAGGAAGTCGATATTGTAGCAGAGCTCAATAATGTGCGGCAACATTTAGAGGCGCAGTCCCCCGTTCAGCAAAAGAGTATGCTTTCAAAGATAAAAGCGGTCTTCACCCCGAAATCGTCAACCAAGAAACCACCGATCGTCCAGCAAAATACTCGTGGTCGGCCTACATCAAAGAAAGTACAAGAAAGGCTAGATGAAGCTGCGAGACACAGCTCCTATGGCGAGGAAAACAACGTATATACCGCTTCCCCCAAACATAGGTACGATTTACCCCGACACAGCTCATACGTACCGTCAGAGAGCTCTCGTGGAACTGGTTCGGTTGTGaagtctgaaaaacctaaaatgcAACGAAACAGTtctaacaagttctaaaaagaagGAGACGTGGGATGATAAGGGTTTTCCATTAATAAAGGGGGACGAGCACTTGTTAAGCATTAAGAGGTTTAAGAATCAAATTCCATCAGAGTTTCACTCTTACATATCGCGTATACAAGATGTGACCCCAGACGGTCATTGTGGGTACAGGTCTGTGGCTGTCGGGTTAGGTTTTACGGAACACGCATGGCCCAATATTCGAAGAGATTTACTACTGGAGATTGACCATAACAAGCCGCGTTGGAAGCATGTATTCGAAACATATAACGAAGGAGACTTTAAACGAATACGTAACAACATCGAATGGCATTCAGTGAAAGGGTGCGATGAAAGTCACTGGATGGAAATGCCCCAGGTAGGGCTTCTCGTAGCGCAAAGGTATAATATTGTCCTCCACGTGCTAAGCATTGAATGGAGATCTACCATCTTCCCATTAACGGATGCCCCACTAGATCCACGACCTCAAGCGATAACGCTTGTACATGTTCACGGGGGACACTTCATACATGCTAAGTTGGAAGGAGACTGCCCCATGCCTTTAGTGAACCCGTTGTGGTCGACACATCGATCAATAGCTGCGAAACGGTGGGAAGAAATGTATAGACCGCGGTT
Coding sequences:
- the LOC110929262 gene encoding L-type lectin-domain containing receptor kinase IX.1 translates to MAFSHTHLITSFLLVFIPFVASITLNFTNINTPNSDIVLEGNGSSYISNEGIQVTTNEIGSDRSQKAGRAKYIKQLHLWDSQSGELASFSTNFTFVIDSNRETNYGDGLTFFLAQDNSVITAGGAMGLPVNVTTNTTTNVTTTMAISQFVAVEFDTYPNYDWDPRRVWDSVTRRNASVNEHVGISINSLTSVKFKKWYSNITGGRECQAWITYDSVSNNLSVSFTGYQNNTVVRQDGLVYTVDLRKELPEWVIFGFSASTGDSFQKNNVKSWTFDSSDLEINENKKTKVGLIVGLSVTIVFLSMLVFVLWRRQKNKVREHEAGEDAFDVEMNNEFEMGTGPKRFSYHELSHSTCNFAETEKLGEGGFGGVYKAFLKDSGMYIAVKRVSKSSKQGIKEYASEVRIISRLRHRNLVQLIGWCHQKGEFLLVYEYMENGSLDSHLFKHTSLLTWTTRYKIVHDLASALLYLHEEWEQCVLHRDIKSSNVMLDSGFNAKLGDFGLAKLVDHEKGSQTTMLAGTLGYMAPECVITGKATKESDVFSFGVVALEIACGRKPIEYKAQEKQVRLIQWVWELYGSGTLLEAADPSLGSEYDEEEIQRLMIVGLWCAHPDSEFRPSMRQAIKVLNSEASLPLLPSKMPVASYMTPPMSSLFDISSIAHYQSSVSTSNTESSMQTTSSTNSSSSPSISLLHSMK